One Hermetia illucens chromosome 4, iHerIll2.2.curated.20191125, whole genome shotgun sequence DNA segment encodes these proteins:
- the LOC119655952 gene encoding uncharacterized protein LOC119655952, which yields MITVFVILYLSSYTGVSSTPTDDTNFEDPSYQSRKYAINTGQYIRREFKFIPEKESWQQKFAETISKAVEEETKEADYSPSGQDDVVHKEISENPTDNEQPLPRTFISPEAEPQVYVSKGDSGCTNDTTTLKPANFEFKTGIMHVPPHPQEQQYSNNEKGEILIHRPAPIIVNRPPTKVLVKHPPLIVKPAPVIFHRPPSVIVRQVFVTPKPESMRMQPVYVKIIKPAPEKIYIKEQISYGDNQANGDYSSKQRYYPSQYNF from the exons ATGATAACTGTGTTTGTAATCTTGTATTTATCCTCATATACG GGCGTATCTTCTACACCCACCGACGACACCAATTTCGAGGACCCTTCCTACCAGTCACGAAAATATGCAATAAATACGGGTCAATACATCAGACGCGAATTTAAATTCATTCCCGAGAAAGAAAGTTGGCAACAAAAATTCGCGGAAACAATATCAAAGGCTGTTGAAGAGGAAACCAAAGAGGCAGACTATTCACCCAGTGGTCAAGACGACGTCGTCCACAAAGAAATTTCGGAAAACCCTACTGACAACGAACAACCACTGCCCCGCACATTTATTTCCCCAGAAGCTGAGCCGCAAGTCTATGTGTCAAAAGGAGATTCAGGATGTACCAACGATACAACTACCTTGAAACCTGCTAATTTTGAGTTCAAAACGGGTATCATGCATGTTCCTCCGCATCCTCAAGAACAGCAATACTCTAATAACGAGAAAGGagagatactcattcacagaccTGCGCCCATTATTGTTAACCGACCTCCAACCAAGGTATTAGTTAAACATCCACCTTTGATTGTGAAGCCTGCCCCGGTTATATTCCATCGACCTCCATCCGTAATAGTCCGTCAAGTTTTCGTTACACCAAAGCCAGAATCTATGAGAATGCAACCTGTCtatgtgaaaataataaaaccagCCCCGGAGAAGATATATATCAAAGAACAGATTTCATACGGAGATAACCAAGCTAACGGAGACTACTCTTCTAAACAGCGTTATTACCCTAgtcaatataatttttaa